The segment CCGAATGAGGCAGATTACTCCATGGAATATAgttactgaaacaaaaaaaaacttacctTCTTCGTATTTAGGAGAACCTCCATATTTTGACCCCAAATAATTCGGGAAgttagatttaacaaacaaaaagacACCAAAAACTTAATCAGCTCAAATATCAAGTTATGTCTTACATTACATCTATCAATATCTCTCTTAAAAGCTATTGAGGAAAGGTATGTACAATACAAATCTTTACAAAGTTTTGTTGCATTACGGCATATTGACCTTCCGTATTTGTTGTACATTCTTAGTGAATGAGTTTTTTCACCTTTATAAAACAACTAGCAGAATACCCGTGCTTCGCTACGGGAAAATTATTGATGAATCTTACTGCAGGATTTCAGGAGTTCTATAAACGCAAATTAATTATatgagttttcatattattaactcgCCGTTTTTCTCAATACTTTTGCTTCAATGTTTTTAACTCCTCCTTTTTAAATGTTCTTGTACTGATTGTACCTAACTCAATACTTTAACAGTCACTGGATTATATCACAAcagttattaaatcataatttgGATTGCTTTACGGAACTTACAATTCTTCTTTGTAGACAACATTCTTTGTTTTTACGCGAGGCTGAATGATAGTTAAACTATCAGCAGAGCTAACTCGCGAGCAAGCGACATATAACTGGCCATGAGAGAAGCAGTCTTCCCTTAGATCAACAACGGCCATTTTTAAGGACTGCCCTTGCGACTTATTTATCGTCATATCAAAGCAGAGTTTGACAGAGAACTGTAgtcttttaaacttaaaatggtAATCCGATGGAATTAAGGGAATGGGTGGGATAAAAAACCTCTTCCCCCTGGCCCCATCCAGTGTATATTACGGCTTGTATAACGTGTCTGTGCAACGCTTTTATTTGTAGCCTAGTTCCGTTGCAGAGCTTAGGTGGAACCAGGTTCCTAAGGAACATTATTGGAGCTCCAACTTTGAGGTAAAGATGATGTGGTGGAATGCCTGGAGGATTAAGCGTGTGCACGAACTCTACTGGGTAGTGTACCGCATCTTCTATTTCCACCACAGAGTCCACCGACTGGTAATGGACAATCTCAGATGGCAGTTTTTCCAATAATAGGCTATTATTACTTTCAGCAGTGTCATTTTTAGGTGCAAGGATAGCTCTTTATTTAAACCAAAGCAAGTCTTTTAattcgaaatttttttttaatctgcataaatattttcaatcaatattttcaaatcacaTACTACTTCACACAAATCCTTTGGAATATTGACTTCGTCATTTTCTTCAGGCAAATTTTCATTGCCTATCTCTAAAAGTAAACTTGAAAACTCGCCTGCCTTTAAACTGCCTTTAAGATGAATCAAATTGATTTTCAAGGAACAAACTTGGACTTTAGGCCAAAGAACTGATCTCTTCACACAGGCTTTTCTTCATCAGCTCGAGTTCCTCTTGGTACAACAGCCAAAGTCTGTCTTAAGTCTCCAGCCATTAAAAGCGTGACTCCACCCATACGTTTTCTGTTACATCTGATGTCCTGAAGAGTCCTATCTAAAGCTTCAATTGCTCTCTTGTGGGCCATTGTGCACTCGTCCCAAATAATCAGTTTACACATCTTGAGAACCTCCGCTATATCGCTTTGTTTCGATATATTACATAGTGGGGTTTCAGAGTGGTTTAAGTTTAAAGGCATTTTGAAGGCAGAGTGAGCTGGCTTCCCTCCTTCCTACAAAGTCGCAGCTATACCTGATGAAGCGACGGCAATAGCAATTATCTTTCCTAACAGTGgccagaattaaatttattaaaaatgtttttactgtaccACCTGGTGCGTCAAGAAAGAACAGTCTTCCAGCTTCTGTCTCAACGCTAACCATTACTTTatcatatacagttttatttatttattaaaatgaacggcaatacacctttttacaatatttggtttcTTGATGACTACCATTTGCTCTTTACatcaataaattcaacaaaattacatccacatcataactataaattaatcagatcaacaaaacagctaaaacaataacaaattaacagtaaacaacaagaacaacaatgatcaattaaaaatataatattcttaagggaaaacgtaagtagactatgtataaatgtaacaataatagaagtaacaagaataattttttataacagtgacATCAGGCTATGTAACAATAAACTAATGAAGCTCATGCAGTATAGTGGCTGCCCTCCTCTTAAATGATGACAGGGGCATCCCAAAAAAATCCAGATCTGCAGAGACTGCATTTCCAATCCTCATCAATCTTGGAATAGCGCTGTGGTAAAGGTAGTTTGTCGAGAGATGATGGATGGTAAACAGCTGGAAATGTCTCGCTTTTCTGCTCTTCGTTAAGTTTTGGAATGGTGACAAACTCAGATAAATGCACACTGTTGTAACTAAGTTCTTTTATGTGCTCGCGGTTTAATGTAGAACTGTCGGAAGGTGGACTTGGAGAAGGAAGACTGAACTGCTCAAGTGTTTGGTGAGAAATTGAGGTCAACAAGTGTTCTAGTGAGAGTAggcatttgttttaaaaagacgtTGTCTGATTCAAGTTGTACAGCTGTGATTTCACGTTCTACTCGTCTCTTGAAATCCTCTGACATACTGTCTTTGTGTTTATCCCAGAGCACCAAGGGGTTCGATACTTGGCAAAACACCAAAATTACTGCGAAAAattctcttattttttaaattgactctGACACAGCTGCTTCTTCCAAAGTAATGTCCCAATGATAGTCATCTTCAAGTAAACCTAACGCTCTGCACGCAGACTTGTAAGTAGACTGAACAATGAGAGATACTCTCTTAAGAGCATCGAAGCTCGTAGGACGTTTAACTTCATGAAGAAGAACGCGAAGATAGTAGCATTGTACATTGTTACAGTGTATAGTGTAAACCCGACCAAGGACATGATCGTTTTTCACTCCTGGATGTCCTGGAATGGTTTTACCTTGTTTTCGACGACTAAACTTGTTATTTTTCCAGGTTTAGTAAGCAGGTAATTCATTAAAGGTTAAGGTTATGGCAAAATTGTCGGATTTGCAAAGTTCAAAATATCCCAGAAGAGTGGTTTTTggtggattttttattttttcttgagCGTTTTagggattaaaataaattatctgacCCTTTTCAAGGTGTACAGCTAAATGCATTACGGGAGGTTATCGCTCATGGATTGTGGAGCAAAATATACGCCATGCCGCTTCAGAACAACTGATGTACCGGCCTGCTTCATAACTGGACACTTCATCTCTCTCATTTTCCAAAACAAAAGCGGCTTGATCACTGCCCTTGTTTACATATTTGCAAATGTACTTTATAGACTTGACATAATTACACAGCTCCACGTTAATATGTGCTAGAAAGGTACGTGTCAGAACAGGATTATACGGCACAACCCACCGACTGTCTAGGTCTACCCCGTTTATGTTGCCTGTAAAACTACCATCAGCAGGGCGGTACTGGGGGTAGCCATCGTCAGCAGTTTGTGTTTCTTTGCACAAGGGACGCGGGTAACTTTTGGAGCATGTGCCATTAACCATGCAAGGCGAGTTCCTGTTCAAGTTTCCACAAGGGCCGTGAATCATTGTAgatttaacaatttcaaatagtTCAGGGTCAGCTCCAGGATCGGGAACCTCAGCACTAATGACACTGTCAGTTtgtgctttgtatccttggtggaagtaggtgggttttaatggaaaagacatttcttagatacttccacaataaatttattaaaaatagcgctttcgccggttaaggcatcatcagtttttacattgtttacagaaaacaacatatgtgtaaaataaaataaacatatggataaaaagaataaaatttaaaactaactgtaaagaccaaaaactaataccattagtaaaaaaagaaatccattccaaaattataaattgcaaaccgtatttttctacataattattttataatttattagtttttggtctttacagttagttttaaattttattctttttatccatatgtttattctattttacacatatgttgttttctgtaaacaatgtaaaaactgatgatgccttaaccggcgaaagcgctatttttaataaatttattgtggaagtatctaagaaatgtcttttccattaaaactgtCAGTTTGGTCGGCCATGATCCTATCTTGCAGCCACAATAAAATGTGCACATGCGGCAAACCACGCTTCTGACATTCTACAGTATACATGTAACACCTACTCTGGCCAAAAATGGAACCTTTGGTTAAAagattaataagttttttttttacttttaaattgaacACTCGGGCTATGATGTCATGCCTATCTTGAGGTTTTTGACCGTCCTTCAATGCAGCTCCAATCTCAGTCCATTTCGGGTTACACGTAAATGTGATAAACAAATCAGGACGAGCGTAGTGACGAACATATGTCATGGCGTCCTGCGTTCTCTCATGCATATAGCGCGGTCTACCAGTAAAACTAGATGGCAACACGACTCTCTGACCTATATCTGATGCGTTACTATCCCCCTTACACATGGCATCTTTAAGATGGACATAGATTTCGGCTCTCAGCTTACACTggttaaatcttataaaattcaGCCTTTCCGTTTCTATTTTTACGTGCATACTCGTATCTACCAAATACTGGTTCAAAAGGCTACGGTACAGCAATAAGTAATTTTCATCACCTTgtttttccattattttgtaaGCATAAAAATCTGAAGCTGATATAGTTTTCTTGAGAGGTACGTTAGATGTCGGATCACGTTGTGGAATGTTGATAGAGTAACCGTCTTCACCACGACAGAACACAAGAGGGTATTGGAGAGCGTCGTAAGATCGATGCGTTTCGCTTATCCGCACCAGTTGTGTGTTTCTGCTGTAAAGAATTATGTCTCTCTTATTAAACTCCTGGCTAACAATAACCATAGCTACCTCACTTGTTGCTGGCGTGTTGAAGCGACCTTTATGTTCACCTGAAGGTTTCCTATCTGCACGAATAACAACTTTGAATTCTTGACCCTCCAGCACATTTTCTATTGCTGTTTTAATATCTCGTATATAAGGACTGTTATCATGCAGAAATTTTTTAAGTTGACTAACCAACGGAGGCTTAAGTACATTAAAGAGATTGGacctaatttctttttttttctcgTCGTTCCCaacaaagtaaatttgtaaaaatgaggGGTTTTGTTGGAGGGGAGGTAGCAGACTTCCTATTCTATGGTAAACTTGCCTTTATACCTTAAAAGCTGAAATAAAATTTCCTTCGTGCACCTCTTTTGCTCCAAATGACGTCATTTGGAAACAGCTGTTATACTTTctgatatttgataaaaaattttgagACTGAGGATGGTTGTTGGTAAGAAGACTATAGAGAGGTTCGGGAGGCTGTTGAATAGACGAAAGATGAACTTTATTATTGCTACAGCATAAGCCAGGGCTCTCATCTTTCCACTTTTTTGCGTGGCACTACTTGCATTCAATGTAGTGACCAAGAGAAACAACCTTGTCTT is part of the Homalodisca vitripennis isolate AUS2020 chromosome 8, UT_GWSS_2.1, whole genome shotgun sequence genome and harbors:
- the LOC124368141 gene encoding uncharacterized protein LOC124368141 produces the protein MSLHHTFATHCEVQAAAEIYPYHLVVYYNGEIIIQPDEYEQGKPILRFKCSGPMMSAHFEPLCPRHNPAASTAFANQATCPPLGSENSNVIEQTAQDQSDDDIPLMYLLQSAKRGLIVTSTDIISSSSSEMTAVDSAIENVLEGQEFKVVIRADRKPSGEHKGRFNTPATSEVAMVIVSQEFNKRDIILYSRNTQLVRISETHRSYDALQYPLVFCRGEDGYSINIPQRDPTSNVPLKKTISASDFYAYKIMEKQGDENYLLLYRSLLNQYLVDTSMHVKIETERLNFIRFNQCKLRAEIYVHLKDAMCKGDSNASDIGQRVVLPSSFTGRPRYMHERTQDAMTYVRHYARPDLFITFTCNPKWTEIGAALKDGQKPQDRHDIIARVFNLKVKKKLINLLTKGSIFGQRYKAQTDSVISAEVPDPGADPELFEIVKSTMIHGPCGNLNRNSPCMVNGTCSKSYPRPLCKETQTADDGYPQYRPADGSFTGNINGVDLDSRWVVPYNPVLTRTFLAHINVELCNYVKSIKYICKYVNKGSDQAAFVLENERDEVSSYEAGRYISCSEAAWRIFCSTIHER
- the LOC124368140 gene encoding uncharacterized protein LOC124368140 — encoded protein: MAHKRAIEALDRTLQDIRCNRKRMGGVTLLMAGDLRQTLAVVPRGTRADEEKPSVDSVVEIEDAVHYPVEFVHTLNPPGIPPHHLYLKVGAPIMFLRNLVPPKLCNGTRLQIKALHRHVIQAVIYTGWGQGEEVFYPTHSLNSIGLPF